A genomic window from Elaeis guineensis isolate ETL-2024a chromosome 3, EG11, whole genome shotgun sequence includes:
- the LOC105040530 gene encoding NADP-dependent malic enzyme translates to MLSLNRCCFLKCRGDGTRSRASQWRGAAAGRPVVVRCGSRRIGEGNGRGMAMESAHEEVEVLMDPKSTVGGGVEDTYGEDRASEDQLVTPWTVSVASGYSLLRDPRHNKGLAFTGKERDSHYLRGLLPPVVVSQELQEKKLMHNLRQYKVPLQRYMAMMDLQERNERLFYKLLIDNVEELLPVVYTPTVGEACQKYGSIFRRPQGLYISLKEKGKILEVLRNWPERNIQVIVVTDGERILGLGDLGCQGMGIPVGKLSLYTALGGLRPSACLPITIDVGTNNEQLLKDEFYIGLRQRRANGQEYADLLHEFMCAVKQNYGEKVLIQFEDFANHNAFDLLAKYSKTHLVFNDDIQGTASVVLAGLVAALNLVGGTLAEHTYLFLGAGEAGTGIAELIALEMSRQTNAPIEECRKKIWLVDSKGLIVSSRKTSLQHFKKPWAHEHEPISNLLGAVQAIKPTVLIGTSGVGRTFTKDVVEAMSSFNERPIILALSNPTSQSECTAEEAYTWSKGRAIFASGSPFDPVEYAGKIFVPGQANNAYIFPGFGLGLVISGAIRVHDDMLLAASEALAQQVTQENFDKGLIYPPFTNIRKISAKIAANVAAKAYELGLASHLPRPENLVKYAESCMYSPNYRSYR, encoded by the exons ATGCTCTCGCTCAACAGATGCTGCTTTCTG AAGTGCCGAGGGGACGGCACCAGGTCGCGTGCTTCGCAGTGGAGAGGAGCGGCGGCGGGGAGGCCGGTGGTGGTGCGGTGTGGTAGCAGGAGAATAGGAGAGGGGAACGGAAGAGGGATGGCGATGGAGAGCGCGCACGAGGAGGTGGAGGTGCTGATGGACCCCAAGAGCACCGTCGGTGGCGGGGTCGAGGACACCTACGGCGAGGATCGAGCCTCCGAGGACCAGCTTGTCACCCCCTGGACCGTCTCCGTCGCCAG TGGTTATTCCTTGCTGAGGGATCCACGCCACAACAAAGGGCTCGCTTTCACTGGAAAGGAGAGGGATTCCCACTATTTGCGAGGCCTCTTGCCTCCAGTGGTTGTGTCTCAAGAGCTTCAG GAAAAGAAGCTGATGCACAATCTTCGTCAGTACAAGGTACCTCTGCAACGTTACATGGCAATGATGGATCTTCAG GAGAGAAACGAAAGGCTTTTCTATAAGCTTCTGATTGACAATGTTGAGGAGCTGCTTCCCGTTGTCTATACACCGACAGTTGGCGAGGCTTGCCAGAAGTATGGGAGCATTTTCAGGCGTCCACAGGGTTTATATATCAGCTTGAAAGAAAA GGGAAAAATTCTTGAGGTGCTGAGGAACTGGCCTGAGAGGAACATTCAGGTTATTGTGGTCACTGATGGCGAGCGCATTTTGGGGCTTGGGGACCTTGGCTGTCAG GGCATGGGAATCCCTGTAGGAAAGCTTTCTTTATATACCGCCCTCGGAGGACTTCGTCCATCTGCT TGCTTACCAATCACGATCGATGTGGGGACAAACAATGAGCAGTTGCTGAAAGATGAGTTCTACATTGGGCTAAGGCAAAGGCGAGCTAATGGCCAA GAATATGCCGACCTTCTACATGAATTCATGTGTGCAGTCAAGCAGAACTATGGGGAGAAAGTCCTTATTCAG TTTGAAGACTTTGCAAATCATAATGCATTTGACTTGCTCGCGAAGTACAGCAAGACCCATCTTGTATTTAATGATGACATCCAG GGAACAGCTTCTGTCGTCCTTGCTGGACTTGTTGCAGCATTGAATTTGGTTGGTGGAACTTTGGCAGAGCATACTTATTTGTTCCTTGGTGCTGGAGAG GCTGGTACTGGTATTGCGGAGCTCATTGCTCTTGAGATGTCAAGACAG ACCAATGCTCCAATTGAAGAGTGTCGTAAGAAGATTTGGCTTGTGGACTCTAAG GGATTGATAGTTAGCTCCCGGAAGACATCTCTTCAACACTTTAAGAAACCCTGGGCACATGAGCATGAACCCATTAGCAATCTCCTAGGTGCTGTCCAG GCCATCAAGCCAACTGTTCTGATAGGAACATCTGGAGTGGGTAgaactttcacaaaagatgtagtTGAAGCTATGTCTTCCTTCAATGAG AGACCTATCATTCTTGCcctgtcaaatccaacatcacaaTCGGAATGCACTGCTGAGGAAGCATACACTTGGAGTAAG GGTCGTGCAATATTTGCTAGTGGAAGTCCATTTGATCCTGTCGAATATGCGGGGAAAATTTTTGTGCCTGGCCAG GCAAACAACGCATACATATTTCCAGGATTTGGCCTTGGTTTGGTGATCTCTGGAGCCATTCGTGTGCATGATGACATGCTTCTTGCAGCCT CCGAAGCTTTAGCCCAACAGGTGACTCAGGAAAATTTTGATAAAGGACTGATCTATCCTCCCTTCACAAATATAAGAAAGATATCAGCTAAAATTGCTGCCAATGTAGCTGCTAAAGCCTATGAACTTG GTTTGGCTAGTCATCTCCCTCGCCCAGAAAACCTGGTGAAATATGCAGAAAGCTGCATGTACAGCCCCAACTACCGCAGTTACCGATGA